A genomic window from Anthocerotibacter panamensis C109 includes:
- a CDS encoding superoxide dismutase family protein, giving the protein MKLLVPLGSFLLGGALLLAFAPLTAQAQATVSGQILTCGAAGTPNAVLPGASFTVSERPAPANDPNLGVRQTSVRISLPPGSLPPGLHGVHIHETGSCTNTTGACLGANGHWDRHFANPVAPATTPTDNSNSSPNGNHPFHLGDLQNIFINADGSGTLTTTTNRVAVTPGLPLSLNDADGSAFIIHAGSDNYCPDGVAGTAGANVACNSGGARSLCAVIFPPTR; this is encoded by the coding sequence ATGAAACTTCTTGTCCCCCTCGGGAGCTTTTTACTGGGCGGAGCCCTGCTCCTCGCCTTTGCCCCCCTGACCGCCCAAGCCCAAGCTACAGTCAGCGGACAAATCCTCACCTGTGGCGCGGCTGGAACCCCTAACGCCGTACTTCCGGGAGCCAGTTTTACTGTATCCGAGCGGCCCGCTCCTGCCAATGACCCCAACCTGGGTGTCCGTCAGACGTCGGTACGCATCAGCCTTCCGCCCGGTAGCCTCCCCCCTGGTTTGCATGGCGTCCATATCCATGAGACCGGTAGCTGTACCAACACCACCGGCGCTTGTCTTGGGGCTAACGGACACTGGGACCGTCACTTTGCAAACCCCGTAGCTCCCGCCACCACCCCCACAGATAACAGCAACTCTAGCCCGAACGGAAACCACCCCTTTCACTTAGGCGATCTCCAAAATATCTTTATTAATGCGGATGGGTCCGGTACACTGACCACCACGACCAACCGGGTTGCGGTCACGCCCGGTCTTCCGCTCTCCCTAAACGATGCAGACGGCAGCGCCTTCATCATCCATGCCGGTAGCGACAACTATTGTCCTGATGGCGTTGCCGGAACCGCTGGAGCCAACGTAGCCTGCAACTCTGGTGGGGCACGCAGCCTGTGTGCCGTAATCTTCCCTCCCACCCGGTAG
- a CDS encoding RrF2 family transcriptional regulator, whose product MQVNRSTDYALRAMTFLASQPEGMIFMVNEIAVDQGVPPKFLARILQLLHKAHLVESHRGIRGGFQLARIPQQITVLHVLEAVEGPLSLSLCLTQPEICDQSERCPSLGVWERAQAAFRRVLASTTLADLAAEQQRLDQAIKLPSLSAPALVKP is encoded by the coding sequence ATGCAAGTCAATCGTTCCACTGACTATGCCCTACGTGCCATGACCTTTCTGGCTTCCCAGCCTGAAGGCATGATCTTTATGGTCAACGAAATTGCGGTAGACCAAGGGGTTCCACCCAAGTTTCTGGCACGCATCCTACAACTGCTCCACAAAGCCCATCTGGTAGAGTCTCATCGCGGTATCCGGGGCGGGTTTCAGCTTGCACGAATTCCTCAGCAGATCACGGTCCTCCATGTCTTAGAAGCTGTGGAAGGTCCCCTCTCGCTCAGCCTCTGCCTGACTCAACCCGAGATTTGTGACCAGTCAGAACGCTGCCCCTCGCTGGGTGTCTGGGAACGCGCTCAGGCTGCCTTCCGCCGGGTGCTAGCCAGCACCACGCTCGCAGACCTCGCAGCCGAACAACAACGCCTGGATCAAGCTATTAAACTGCCCTCTCTGAGCGCTCCGGCCCTAGTTAAGCCCTGA
- a CDS encoding cyanophycinase has translation MLSQNPRRPVRIDFPTSARPTQPMESSPVKAIIIGGAEDKENDRAILATFFRAAGGARARILIIPTASGQPDLLGEVYRVLFAQMGAQTVQVLNFTQRQQADEPEVEAILERATAIFMTGGDQVRLTTILAHTRFNRVLHQLWQENRLLVGGTSAGASAMGSCMIAWGTSGAPPKRSIVQLGTGMGLLPPLIIDQHFFNRNRLARLITAVAAYPTCLGLGIDENTAVMLFADGTLEVIGEGSVTIVDGTKLSYSNAPQVDEDHPLSVCDLKLHILVKSARYHLGRHEIMAT, from the coding sequence GTGCTCAGTCAGAACCCGCGCCGTCCGGTTAGGATCGACTTTCCTACCTCAGCGCGTCCCACCCAACCCATGGAATCCTCCCCCGTAAAAGCCATCATTATTGGTGGTGCTGAGGACAAAGAAAACGACCGGGCGATCCTAGCTACGTTCTTCCGGGCGGCGGGGGGCGCTCGTGCCAGAATCCTCATTATTCCTACCGCCTCGGGTCAACCGGACCTCTTGGGGGAGGTCTACCGGGTTCTTTTCGCGCAAATGGGTGCTCAAACCGTCCAAGTGCTCAACTTCACCCAGCGTCAGCAAGCGGATGAGCCTGAGGTAGAGGCTATTTTGGAGCGGGCGACAGCGATTTTTATGACCGGCGGGGATCAGGTGCGCCTGACCACGATCCTGGCGCACACCCGCTTCAACCGGGTGCTCCACCAGTTGTGGCAGGAGAATCGCCTACTGGTGGGCGGGACTAGTGCTGGGGCGTCAGCGATGGGTAGCTGTATGATCGCCTGGGGAACCAGTGGTGCTCCGCCAAAACGCAGCATTGTCCAACTGGGAACAGGGATGGGACTTTTGCCGCCGCTCATCATCGATCAGCACTTCTTTAACCGCAATCGATTGGCCCGTCTGATTACTGCTGTGGCTGCTTACCCGACCTGTCTGGGGCTAGGCATCGATGAGAACACTGCTGTCATGCTCTTTGCCGACGGGACCCTAGAGGTCATTGGCGAGGGCTCAGTCACGATTGTCGATGGGACTAAGCTCTCTTACAGCAACGCTCCGCAAGTCGATGAAGACCACCCTTTGAGCGTCTGCGACCTCAAGCTTCATATCCTGGTCAAAAGCGCCCGCTATCACCTCGGGCGGCACGAGATAATGGCGACGTGA
- a CDS encoding LysR family transcriptional regulator: protein MDSKQLQYFLAVHALSNFRLAARQCGISQPGLSKQIMALEDELGGPLFNRSGRQITLTPVGECFLSHARRALRELEQAQDEIGELLRPDRGEVCVAGLHSVNTYLLPQLLALFQQQHPATQLRLTSLGSERVTKVLLDRLVDLAVVMGPVTSSDLVSTPLYEEELVVLVPARHPLARLGIVRLADITPYPQVVFRDGYAMRTALVQYFRQTGQPLQIAVELNTLEAFKEMVRQGVGVALLPLSAVQNLPADLVRVQVVEPRLTRRVELIYRKENYQIPVVAAFARLIAERLPLAFARWVQQESWVETEGPTCLAG from the coding sequence TTGGACTCCAAACAGCTACAGTATTTTCTGGCGGTGCATGCTCTGTCCAATTTTCGTCTGGCTGCCCGCCAATGCGGCATTTCACAACCAGGTCTGAGCAAGCAGATCATGGCCTTGGAAGACGAGTTGGGCGGCCCTCTTTTTAACCGCAGCGGGCGGCAGATCACGCTCACCCCAGTCGGCGAGTGCTTTTTATCCCATGCCCGCCGTGCGCTCAGAGAATTGGAGCAAGCCCAAGACGAGATTGGGGAACTGCTGCGCCCGGACCGGGGCGAGGTCTGTGTCGCAGGGTTGCACTCGGTCAATACCTATCTGCTGCCCCAACTGTTGGCCTTGTTTCAGCAACAACACCCAGCGACCCAACTGCGTCTGACCTCCTTAGGCTCAGAGCGCGTCACCAAAGTCTTACTGGACCGCTTGGTGGACTTGGCTGTAGTGATGGGTCCGGTCACCTCTTCCGATCTCGTGAGCACGCCCCTCTACGAAGAGGAACTGGTCGTCCTCGTCCCCGCTCGTCATCCCTTAGCCCGTCTGGGTATCGTTCGCCTTGCGGACATAACGCCTTATCCCCAAGTGGTGTTCCGGGATGGGTACGCCATGCGCACGGCACTGGTCCAATACTTCCGGCAGACCGGTCAGCCACTCCAGATTGCCGTCGAACTCAACACCCTTGAAGCCTTCAAAGAAATGGTCCGTCAGGGGGTGGGAGTCGCGCTCTTACCCCTGAGTGCCGTTCAGAACCTACCTGCTGACCTTGTTCGCGTCCAAGTCGTCGAGCCCCGTCTGACCCGGCGGGTAGAACTCATCTACCGCAAAGAAAACTACCAGATCCCGGTGGTTGCCGCCTTTGCCCGCCTGATCGCAGAGCGGCTCCCCCTGGCTTTTGCCCGCTGGGTCCAGCAAGAAAGTTGGGTCGAAACCGAGGGACCGACCTGTCTGGCGGGATGA
- a CDS encoding peroxiredoxin, with protein sequence MALNVGDVAPDFTVKDTHGQTVSLSALKGQRVVLYFYPKDDTPGCTKEACSFRDNWNQYLSKGIKVYGVSMDDETSHQAFTTKFNLPFPLLADTTGAVAQAYDASGGAYAKRFTYVIGPDGSIEQVYTTVNTSTHAQDILSAIV encoded by the coding sequence ATGGCATTAAACGTTGGAGATGTAGCCCCCGACTTCACGGTGAAAGATACCCATGGGCAGACTGTGAGCCTTTCGGCACTCAAAGGGCAGCGAGTCGTGCTTTACTTCTACCCTAAGGACGATACTCCGGGCTGTACCAAAGAGGCGTGTAGTTTCCGCGACAACTGGAACCAGTACCTGAGCAAGGGGATCAAGGTCTACGGAGTCAGCATGGATGACGAAACCTCTCACCAAGCTTTCACCACGAAATTTAACCTACCCTTCCCGCTGTTGGCCGATACCACCGGTGCAGTCGCCCAAGCCTATGATGCTTCAGGGGGAGCTTATGCCAAGCGCTTTACCTATGTGATTGGCCCGGATGGCTCGATTGAACAGGTCTATACCACGGTCAACACCAGCACCCACGCCCAGGATATTCTGTCCGCTATCGTCTAG
- a CDS encoding ferredoxin--nitrite reductase: protein MRVFCEYTRPEVKERPVANPIEKIKDEKPGLVIKTELAQLADAGWEAVSRADQERLKWVGWFFRRKTPGRWMVRLRVPGGILTSVQLQMIGDILENFSDVKQLDITTRQNLELRGLCLEDILAVMDRLQSVGITTVQSGMDNVRNIVGSPVAGLDPEELIDVRPLVQELQDAITNAGTGNFDLSNLPRKFNISITGDRENSAHAEINDIGFIPARRAGQTGFNVLVGGVLNSQRATPALPLDCFVLPHEVTPLSVAILEVYRDYGPREQRTQARMIHLIEQWGLAKFRAMVETAFGHPLTPAAGEEFIDYHKRDHIGVHPQKQEGFYFVGLHVPIGRIYAPQVLEVARLAETYGTGEVRFTVEQSLLIPHVHQSRLDELFHEPLLQQFSPDPDPLLRGLVSCTGAQFCNLAIIETKERALKLTHILAEELEIPQPVRIHWSGCPNSCGQPQLGDIGLVGTKTKLNGQNVDAVDILMGGRVGRDACLGTVVQQNVPCAELPAVLKALLIEHFGAEERQPSGSSAPETIQLLNFA from the coding sequence ATGCGTGTTTTCTGTGAATACACCCGGCCAGAAGTCAAGGAGCGACCCGTGGCAAATCCCATCGAGAAAATTAAGGACGAGAAGCCAGGGCTGGTCATAAAAACAGAACTGGCCCAACTGGCCGATGCGGGCTGGGAAGCAGTCTCGCGCGCGGACCAAGAGCGTTTGAAATGGGTGGGCTGGTTCTTTCGCCGCAAGACTCCAGGCCGTTGGATGGTGCGCCTGCGTGTCCCAGGCGGCATCCTGACCAGTGTGCAACTACAGATGATTGGCGACATCCTGGAAAACTTCTCCGACGTGAAGCAACTGGATATCACCACGCGCCAGAACCTGGAACTACGGGGGCTGTGCCTCGAAGATATTCTCGCTGTCATGGACCGTCTGCAAAGTGTGGGAATTACCACTGTCCAGTCTGGGATGGACAACGTCCGCAACATCGTAGGATCGCCCGTCGCTGGGTTGGACCCTGAGGAGCTGATCGATGTGCGCCCCCTCGTCCAAGAACTCCAAGACGCGATCACCAATGCGGGCACGGGCAATTTTGACCTGAGTAACCTGCCGCGCAAGTTCAATATCTCGATCACGGGGGACCGGGAGAATTCAGCCCACGCGGAGATCAACGATATCGGCTTCATTCCTGCGCGAAGAGCGGGGCAGACCGGCTTCAACGTGCTGGTGGGCGGAGTCCTCAATTCCCAACGGGCGACCCCGGCACTGCCCTTGGACTGCTTCGTCTTGCCCCACGAGGTCACGCCCCTCAGTGTCGCCATTCTGGAGGTCTACCGTGACTATGGCCCCCGCGAGCAGCGTACCCAAGCCCGGATGATTCACCTGATCGAGCAATGGGGCCTTGCGAAGTTCCGCGCCATGGTCGAGACCGCCTTTGGTCACCCGCTCACCCCCGCTGCCGGGGAAGAGTTTATCGACTATCACAAGCGCGACCACATCGGGGTCCACCCCCAAAAACAAGAGGGCTTTTACTTTGTCGGGCTCCATGTGCCCATTGGTCGGATCTATGCCCCGCAAGTGCTGGAGGTGGCCCGTCTTGCCGAAACCTACGGCACCGGCGAAGTGCGTTTCACCGTGGAGCAGAGCTTGCTCATCCCCCACGTCCACCAAAGCCGTCTCGACGAACTCTTTCATGAACCGCTCCTGCAACAATTCTCTCCAGACCCGGACCCGCTCTTGCGTGGGCTCGTCTCTTGTACCGGGGCGCAGTTCTGTAATCTAGCCATCATTGAGACTAAGGAACGAGCGCTCAAACTGACTCATATCCTGGCTGAGGAACTCGAAATCCCCCAACCCGTCCGCATCCATTGGTCCGGTTGCCCCAACTCCTGCGGTCAACCTCAATTGGGCGATATCGGCCTCGTGGGTACCAAAACCAAGCTTAACGGTCAAAATGTGGACGCAGTCGATATCCTCATGGGGGGACGCGTGGGCCGGGATGCCTGTCTAGGCACCGTGGTCCAGCAAAATGTCCCCTGCGCAGAATTACCTGCCGTCCTCAAAGCCCTCCTCATCGAGCACTTTGGCGCAGAGGAACGGCAGCCCTCCGGTAGCAGCGCTCCCGAAACCATCCAACTACTCAACTTCGCATGA
- a CDS encoding DUF885 domain-containing protein, translating to MGLKTRLLFLCATLLISQPGSLLAQALPPTQALKAFFDREWDYEMAQNPVRASTLGDRRFNDRWGDLSLAALQRDHEHDQEALRTLATIDHTQLSPADQLNYDLFKKTSQDTIEAFQYRWYTIPLTQRDGIQTSNELTDLLRFQTVKDYEDWIARLNRFPTYMDQTIALMQEGIRTRTLLPKVIMQRVPAQIDQQLVATPEASPFYKPFRQFPKTISPDEQTRLSALARTAIRERILPSFRTFKTFFVQQYLPASFDRVGAWQIPNGDKLYAFRVRQFTTTDLTPEEVHELGLKEVKRIRGKMEAIIQQVGFKGTFAEFLNFLRTDPRFYYKSPEELLEAYRALSKRIDPTLVKLFKTLPRTPYGVEPIPAAIAPDTTTAYYNGPAADGSRAGTYYVNLYKPEVRPKYEMMALSLHESVPGHHLQIALAQELGEIPKFRRFGGYTAFIEGWGLYAESLGEEVGLYDDPYAKFGQLTYEMWRAVRLVVDTGMHSAQYKWDREQAINFFLDNAAKQKLDVINEIDRYISWPGQALAYKIGELKIKELRARARTALGDKFDLREFHDVVLGSGAVPLNILERNVDTWIRLKQGA from the coding sequence ATGGGCTTAAAAACCAGATTGCTCTTTCTGTGTGCTACGCTTCTTATCTCCCAACCGGGCTCGCTCCTGGCTCAGGCCCTACCCCCCACGCAGGCGCTCAAGGCGTTCTTTGACCGCGAGTGGGACTACGAGATGGCCCAAAACCCAGTCCGGGCCTCGACCCTGGGCGACCGACGCTTCAATGATCGCTGGGGCGATTTAAGTCTAGCTGCCCTCCAGCGGGATCATGAACACGACCAAGAAGCCCTGCGCACCCTGGCGACGATTGACCATACCCAACTCTCGCCCGCCGACCAGCTCAACTACGACCTATTCAAAAAGACCTCTCAGGACACGATTGAGGCATTCCAGTATCGTTGGTATACGATCCCGCTCACCCAACGCGACGGCATTCAGACGAGTAACGAGCTGACGGACCTCTTACGCTTCCAGACCGTCAAAGACTATGAGGACTGGATCGCCCGCCTCAACCGTTTCCCTACCTATATGGACCAGACGATAGCTCTGATGCAAGAAGGCATCCGCACGCGCACGCTCTTGCCCAAGGTGATCATGCAGCGCGTCCCGGCCCAAATCGACCAACAACTCGTCGCGACCCCCGAGGCCAGCCCTTTTTATAAACCCTTTCGCCAGTTCCCCAAAACCATCAGCCCGGACGAGCAAACCCGACTCAGTGCCCTCGCTAGGACGGCTATCCGCGAGCGCATTCTCCCATCGTTTCGCACCTTCAAAACATTTTTTGTCCAGCAATATTTGCCCGCCTCCTTTGACCGGGTAGGCGCATGGCAGATCCCCAACGGCGATAAGCTCTATGCCTTTCGGGTACGTCAGTTCACCACCACCGACCTCACCCCCGAAGAGGTCCACGAATTGGGCCTCAAAGAGGTCAAACGCATCCGAGGCAAGATGGAGGCCATTATTCAGCAGGTGGGCTTCAAGGGGACTTTTGCTGAATTTTTAAACTTCCTGCGCACCGACCCCCGGTTTTATTACAAGAGCCCCGAAGAACTGCTCGAAGCCTACCGAGCGCTCTCCAAACGCATCGACCCGACCCTGGTCAAGCTCTTCAAAACGCTCCCGCGCACCCCCTACGGCGTGGAGCCAATTCCCGCCGCGATTGCGCCTGACACTACCACCGCCTACTACAACGGTCCCGCCGCCGACGGTTCGCGGGCCGGGACCTACTATGTCAACCTCTACAAGCCCGAAGTGCGCCCCAAATACGAGATGATGGCGCTCTCGCTACACGAATCGGTGCCCGGTCACCATTTGCAGATTGCGCTGGCTCAGGAGTTGGGGGAGATCCCCAAGTTCCGCCGCTTCGGAGGGTACACGGCCTTTATTGAGGGCTGGGGGCTCTATGCAGAGTCCTTGGGCGAGGAGGTCGGGCTCTATGACGACCCCTATGCCAAGTTCGGTCAGCTCACCTATGAAATGTGGCGGGCGGTGCGCTTGGTCGTAGACACAGGGATGCACTCCGCTCAGTACAAATGGGACCGCGAGCAAGCGATTAACTTCTTCTTGGACAATGCTGCCAAGCAAAAACTCGATGTCATCAATGAGATTGACCGCTATATCTCCTGGCCCGGTCAAGCGCTCGCCTACAAAATTGGCGAATTGAAAATCAAAGAACTCCGCGCCCGTGCCCGTACAGCCTTGGGCGATAAATTCGACCTGCGCGAGTTTCACGATGTCGTCTTGGGCTCAGGAGCCGTCCCCCTGAATATCCTGGAGCGCAATGTAGATACCTGGATCCGGCTGAAGCAGGGCGCTTGA
- a CDS encoding geranylgeranyl reductase family protein, with translation MSSPNPQTRALFSQLPEASWQGLLAVDRTWQRVRSGQMPSKTVVQTDSMLLEKEPRYDVLIAGGTLGVFIGATLARRGWRVLLLERGRFEGRVQEWNISSPDLEQLVRLHLLTSAELAEITTSSFNPLRVAFGSHYSLWVRDVLNLGVSPRQLLALLGEKFLAWGGHIREYQGFEQVYIHPNGVRVQTQDQEYTGRLFLDAMGHFSPVVAQARRGTKPDGVCLVVGTCAQGFVQQEQADLLVSFTPTRNQCQYFWEAFPAADGRTTYLFTYLDAHPSRPSLVELFEEYCTLLPEYQGVPLDQLRFLRALYGLFPSYRTALVYGWDRVLPVGDAAGMQSPLSFGGFGALLRHLPRWELALDLALHSDRLDRASLAKLQPYQPNLAVTWLFQRAMSVAPQGIPPERINLLLSTVFAQMEALGPQVLMPFLRDVVQFRGLTQTLLRTAVADPQLIAQTVAQLGVAQVVGWLGHYLALGTYTGLVRLSDPLYEPMHKFLAHPFPHWHFDWTVQRQNWLWGAGLEEESRHQ, from the coding sequence ATGTCTTCACCCAATCCCCAAACCCGTGCTCTATTTAGCCAACTGCCCGAGGCGAGTTGGCAGGGGTTGTTGGCGGTTGATCGCACATGGCAGCGAGTACGCTCTGGGCAAATGCCTTCCAAAACAGTCGTCCAGACCGACTCCATGCTTTTAGAAAAAGAACCCCGCTACGATGTCCTGATTGCCGGAGGGACACTTGGCGTATTTATAGGAGCAACCCTTGCGCGTCGTGGCTGGCGGGTGCTACTGCTCGAGCGGGGGCGCTTTGAGGGGCGAGTCCAGGAGTGGAATATCTCTAGCCCCGATCTAGAACAGTTGGTCCGCTTGCACCTGCTCACTTCAGCGGAGCTAGCTGAGATTACCACAAGCAGTTTTAACCCCCTCAGGGTTGCCTTTGGCTCCCACTATAGCCTGTGGGTCCGGGATGTACTGAACTTGGGGGTTTCTCCTCGACAGCTTCTGGCACTCTTGGGGGAGAAATTCCTCGCTTGGGGGGGGCATATACGGGAATATCAGGGTTTTGAGCAGGTGTATATCCATCCCAATGGGGTGCGCGTCCAGACTCAGGACCAGGAATATACTGGGCGGCTTTTTTTAGATGCGATGGGCCACTTCTCCCCAGTGGTCGCTCAAGCGCGCAGGGGGACCAAACCCGATGGGGTCTGTCTGGTGGTAGGGACCTGTGCTCAGGGTTTTGTGCAACAGGAGCAGGCGGATTTGCTCGTCTCTTTCACCCCGACGCGCAATCAGTGCCAGTATTTCTGGGAAGCCTTCCCGGCGGCAGATGGACGGACCACCTACCTCTTCACCTATCTCGATGCTCATCCGTCCCGCCCGTCGCTGGTGGAATTATTTGAGGAGTACTGTACCCTGCTGCCGGAATATCAGGGCGTCCCTCTTGACCAATTGCGCTTCCTGCGTGCACTCTATGGCCTCTTCCCCTCCTACCGCACCGCGCTGGTCTATGGCTGGGACCGGGTTTTACCCGTGGGGGATGCGGCGGGGATGCAATCGCCGCTCAGTTTTGGAGGGTTTGGGGCGCTATTGCGCCACCTACCGCGCTGGGAGTTGGCTTTGGACCTCGCTCTTCACAGCGACCGGCTAGACCGGGCTTCTTTAGCTAAGCTCCAACCTTACCAGCCCAATCTCGCGGTGACTTGGCTGTTTCAGCGGGCGATGTCGGTCGCGCCGCAAGGCATTCCCCCAGAGCGTATCAATCTGCTACTCAGTACCGTATTTGCCCAGATGGAAGCGCTGGGACCACAGGTGCTTATGCCTTTTTTAAGGGATGTGGTCCAGTTCCGAGGGCTTACCCAGACGCTCCTCAGGACTGCTGTGGCGGATCCCCAACTCATCGCCCAGACCGTGGCCCAGTTGGGGGTGGCCCAAGTCGTGGGTTGGCTGGGCCACTACCTTGCCCTTGGGACCTACACCGGACTGGTACGCCTCAGCGACCCGCTCTACGAGCCCATGCACAAGTTTCTCGCGCATCCGTTTCCCCACTGGCACTTCGATTGGACGGTCCAACGCCAGAATTGGCTCTGGGGGGCAGGGCTGGAGGAAGAATCCCGCCATCAATAA
- a CDS encoding 4a-hydroxytetrahydrobiopterin dehydratase yields MSTPQLTPDEILSRLKNLSGWEILNGKLHKSYRFPDFVAAWGFMSRVALVAESMGHHPEWFNVYNRVTVDLTTHDAGGISILDFTLAQKMDELAS; encoded by the coding sequence ATGAGTACCCCACAACTCACTCCTGATGAAATTCTTAGCAGGCTTAAGAACCTCTCGGGTTGGGAAATCCTCAACGGTAAGCTGCACAAGTCCTACCGCTTCCCGGATTTTGTCGCAGCCTGGGGCTTTATGAGTCGCGTCGCTCTGGTAGCCGAAAGCATGGGTCACCATCCAGAGTGGTTCAATGTCTACAATCGGGTCACTGTGGACCTGACCACCCATGATGCCGGCGGAATCAGCATCCTGGATTTCACATTGGCTCAGAAGATGGATGAGCTAGCTTCCTAA
- a CDS encoding NUDIX hydrolase: MADTDPKGPSVLRVPEGDNRERLVCPDCGFIQYENPKIVAGAVCTWGEKILLCRRAIEPRRDYWTLPAGYLELNETTLEGAIREAWEEALAIIEIDALLSIYSIPRISQVQLFYRARLLTPEIGVGPESLEVGLFDWEEIPWDRLSFPTVRWALHHYRETRDLTDFAARTNPTGENGNY; encoded by the coding sequence ATGGCTGATACTGACCCTAAAGGCCCCTCCGTCCTGCGCGTCCCCGAAGGCGATAACCGGGAGCGGTTGGTCTGCCCCGATTGCGGATTTATTCAGTACGAGAACCCCAAAATTGTGGCTGGAGCGGTCTGTACTTGGGGTGAAAAAATTTTACTCTGCCGTCGGGCAATTGAGCCGCGCCGCGACTACTGGACCCTGCCTGCCGGATATCTAGAACTCAATGAGACTACCCTTGAGGGTGCCATCCGCGAAGCCTGGGAAGAGGCGTTGGCTATCATTGAAATCGATGCCCTGTTGAGCATTTACAGTATCCCGCGCATCAGTCAGGTGCAGCTTTTTTATCGAGCGCGACTCCTCACCCCCGAGATCGGCGTGGGACCGGAGAGCCTGGAGGTGGGCCTCTTTGATTGGGAGGAGATCCCCTGGGACCGACTGTCCTTCCCGACCGTGCGTTGGGCGCTCCACCACTACCGGGAGACGCGCGACCTGACCGACTTCGCGGCGCGCACCAATCCTACTGGGGAAAACGGGAATTATTGA
- a CDS encoding multicopper oxidase domain-containing protein has translation MLNDKAASVGGGPRFPAAASAHDLQHFAVEGPGNPALIVPKKGFKPYPSELQPVGPEKVKKIYQEVRSDTIVQLTDGVNYPGWSLDGKIPASVIRMRVGDTMEYSLKNLAEQGHSIDFHAANAPWDKAFHTIEPGKEFAFTWKAKHPGVFMYHCVTPLAVQHVANGMYGMSIIEPEEPLPPAREFSLVQSEFYFKNNEIDYDGIAAGNSPDYVVFNGTANQYQDYPLVAKAGELVRFYFLNVGPNMWSGFHMIGGVFDKVYLEGNPRNVTYGHQVVSVAPSGGVICEVTLDEPGLYPLVTHCFAHASKGAVGILKIV, from the coding sequence GTGCTAAATGATAAGGCTGCTTCGGTTGGGGGTGGCCCTAGGTTTCCAGCCGCTGCTTCTGCTCATGACCTCCAGCACTTTGCTGTAGAAGGACCGGGCAATCCCGCCCTCATCGTACCTAAGAAGGGCTTCAAGCCTTATCCGAGTGAACTCCAGCCGGTTGGCCCTGAGAAAGTTAAAAAGATTTACCAAGAAGTCCGCAGCGATACCATTGTCCAGTTGACCGATGGGGTGAATTATCCCGGCTGGAGCTTGGACGGTAAAATCCCTGCCTCAGTCATCCGTATGCGTGTGGGCGACACGATGGAGTATTCCCTAAAAAACCTCGCCGAGCAGGGGCACTCCATCGACTTCCATGCCGCTAACGCCCCTTGGGACAAGGCATTCCATACGATTGAGCCCGGTAAAGAGTTTGCCTTCACCTGGAAAGCTAAGCATCCTGGGGTATTCATGTACCATTGCGTCACTCCCTTGGCTGTGCAGCACGTCGCCAACGGTATGTACGGGATGAGCATCATTGAACCTGAGGAGCCGCTCCCTCCGGCGCGTGAATTTTCTCTGGTCCAGAGCGAGTTCTACTTTAAAAATAACGAGATTGACTACGACGGCATTGCCGCAGGCAACAGCCCTGACTATGTAGTCTTCAACGGCACCGCCAATCAGTACCAGGATTATCCTTTGGTAGCGAAGGCTGGAGAGCTTGTCCGCTTTTACTTCCTCAATGTCGGACCCAATATGTGGAGCGGCTTTCACATGATTGGTGGGGTTTTCGATAAAGTCTACCTGGAAGGCAACCCGCGCAACGTCACCTATGGGCACCAAGTTGTCAGTGTTGCTCCTTCCGGTGGGGTGATTTGCGAAGTCACCCTTGACGAACCCGGTCTCTATCCGTTGGTAACCCACTGTTTTGCTCATGCCTCTAAGGGAGCCGTAGGCATCCTCAAGATTGTCTAG